One genomic segment of Paenibacillus xylanexedens includes these proteins:
- a CDS encoding SRPBCC family protein → MIEVTTEITIHASIERCFDYARDIHVHTQTVWQHTRERAVAGVTTGRIGAGDTVTFQATHFGVRQKLKSRIVQFERPLLFVDQMEKGAFKSMRHEHHFSEIGDQMTCMRDTLRFEAPLGLLGWATERLVLKRYMQAFLEDRNRKLKDMLEQ, encoded by the coding sequence ATGATTGAAGTGACAACCGAGATTACAATACATGCCTCAATTGAACGATGCTTTGACTATGCCCGGGATATTCATGTACATACTCAGACCGTCTGGCAACATACAAGAGAGCGAGCAGTTGCAGGAGTAACCACAGGAAGAATTGGAGCAGGGGATACCGTTACATTTCAGGCTACTCATTTTGGGGTCAGACAGAAGTTGAAATCCCGGATCGTGCAGTTTGAACGACCGCTTCTATTTGTGGATCAGATGGAGAAGGGGGCTTTTAAGAGCATGCGACATGAACATCATTTCAGCGAAATTGGGGATCAGATGACTTGTATGAGAGACACACTTCGATTCGAAGCTCCACTTGGATTGCTGGGATGGGCAACCGAACGACTTGTACTGAAGAGATACATGCAGGCATTTCTAGAGGATCGTAATCGTAAGCTCAAAGATATGCTTGAGCAGTAG
- a CDS encoding D-2-hydroxyacid dehydrogenase family protein, which translates to MNTKLRCAVLDDYQNVALTSADWGPLMDQVEIQTFNNYMGSEEKVIQELQDFDIVVLMRERTPFPEKVISRLPKLKLLITSGMRNASIDLKAAEKNGIIVCGTEGSSNPPTELTWALILGLSRQLVTENNALRSNRNWQSTVGLDLHGRTLGLLGLGKIGTRMAEIAQAFGMNVMAWSENLTQEKAEKHGVICSETKEQLLAQSDIVSIHLVLSDRTRNLIGQAEFQQMKSSALLINTSRAGIVDQEAMVEALQRGVIAGAGLDVYEQEPLPVNHVMRTLPNVLATPHLGYVTRGNYEIYYNHTVENIAMFLKGTPIRQLHS; encoded by the coding sequence ATGAATACGAAGTTGCGCTGTGCTGTTTTGGATGACTATCAGAACGTTGCGCTGACGTCGGCGGACTGGGGTCCGTTGATGGATCAGGTGGAGATTCAGACATTCAACAACTATATGGGCTCGGAAGAAAAAGTCATTCAGGAATTGCAGGATTTTGATATTGTGGTTCTGATGCGGGAACGTACACCGTTTCCAGAGAAGGTCATTTCGCGGCTCCCTAAGCTCAAACTTCTGATTACAAGTGGTATGCGCAACGCATCGATAGATCTCAAGGCTGCAGAGAAGAACGGCATCATTGTGTGTGGAACCGAGGGAAGCTCTAATCCGCCGACGGAGCTTACATGGGCACTGATTCTGGGGCTGTCCAGACAACTGGTTACGGAAAATAATGCACTTCGCTCCAATCGAAACTGGCAGAGCACGGTCGGGTTGGATTTGCATGGGAGAACACTTGGATTGCTTGGTTTGGGCAAAATAGGCACTCGCATGGCTGAGATCGCACAAGCATTTGGCATGAATGTGATGGCCTGGAGCGAGAATCTAACACAAGAGAAAGCCGAAAAACATGGTGTCATCTGTTCCGAGACCAAGGAGCAACTGCTTGCACAGAGCGACATTGTATCCATTCATCTGGTATTGAGTGATCGTACGCGGAATCTGATCGGACAAGCCGAATTTCAACAAATGAAATCGAGTGCGCTATTAATAAATACGTCGCGAGCGGGCATTGTCGATCAGGAAGCTATGGTGGAGGCATTGCAGCGTGGTGTGATTGCTGGTGCAGGTCTGGATGTATATGAGCAGGAACCGCTACCCGTTAACCATGTGATGCGAACATTGCCCAACGTTCTGGCCACACCGCATCTGGGTTATGTGACTCGTGGCAATTATGAGATCTATTATAATCATACCGTAGAGAATATAGCGATGTTCCTGAAGGGAACACCGATCAGGCAACTGCATTCTTAG
- a CDS encoding UbiD family decarboxylase yields MKYRNMEDCINDLEQHGHLIRVKEEVDPHLEMAAIHMKVHEAKGPALLFENVKGSKFQAVSNLFGTVERSKFMFRGTLEGVQRVMAVRDDPMKALKTPFQHVRTGLAAWQALPKQKSISLPVSAQEIQISDLPLIKHWPMDGGAFVTLPQVYSEDPDKPGIMNSNLGMYRVQLDGNDFEMNKEIGLHYQIHRGIGIHQAKAVKKGEPLKVSIFIGGPPAHTLSAVMPLPEGLSEMTFAGLLAGRRFRYSYKDGYCISNDADFVITGDIYPGETKPEGPFGDHLGYYSLTHEFPLMRVHKVYAKPNAIWPFTVVGRPPQEDTAFGDLIHEITGDAIKQEIPGVKEVHAVDAAGVHPLLFAIGSERYTPYQAVKQPTELLTIANRILGTGQLSLAKYLFITAEDQQPLDTHKEVEFLTYILERMDMQRDIHFHTHTTIDTLDYSGTGLNSGSKVVFAAYGDKIRDLCTEVPESLKNIRGYENPQLIMPGIVSIQTSAFTSYADTAQEMQAFTSLLKEQGGLDSCPMIILCDDSSFLSANLSNFLWATFTRSNPSHDMYGVNSGYDHKHWGCDQVIIDARTKPHQAPPLIPDASVEKSIERLFVKGASLGSIKI; encoded by the coding sequence ATGAAATATCGCAATATGGAAGATTGTATTAACGATCTGGAGCAGCACGGGCATTTGATTCGGGTCAAAGAAGAGGTTGATCCGCATCTGGAGATGGCAGCGATCCACATGAAAGTGCACGAGGCTAAAGGCCCTGCTTTGTTATTCGAAAATGTAAAAGGCTCAAAGTTCCAGGCCGTATCCAATCTGTTCGGTACGGTGGAACGAAGCAAGTTCATGTTCCGCGGTACGCTGGAAGGCGTACAACGGGTCATGGCAGTTCGTGACGATCCCATGAAGGCGCTTAAGACGCCATTTCAGCATGTCCGTACAGGTCTTGCTGCGTGGCAGGCGCTGCCAAAACAGAAGTCTATAAGCCTACCCGTGTCCGCGCAAGAGATTCAAATCTCGGACTTGCCACTCATCAAACACTGGCCTATGGACGGTGGGGCATTTGTGACGTTACCACAGGTTTATTCGGAAGATCCGGACAAACCAGGAATCATGAATTCAAACTTGGGGATGTACCGGGTTCAACTGGATGGCAATGATTTTGAAATGAACAAGGAAATAGGGTTACACTATCAGATTCATCGCGGAATTGGTATACATCAAGCCAAAGCTGTCAAAAAGGGAGAACCACTGAAAGTGAGTATTTTCATTGGTGGTCCACCTGCACATACACTTTCAGCGGTTATGCCTTTGCCTGAAGGACTTAGTGAGATGACATTTGCCGGTTTGCTCGCTGGACGTCGTTTCCGGTACAGTTACAAAGATGGGTATTGCATTAGTAATGATGCCGATTTTGTCATCACGGGTGATATCTACCCAGGCGAGACAAAACCCGAAGGTCCGTTCGGGGATCATCTGGGCTACTACAGTCTGACGCATGAATTCCCGCTAATGCGTGTGCATAAAGTCTATGCCAAACCTAATGCTATCTGGCCGTTTACGGTTGTTGGTCGTCCACCGCAAGAGGATACGGCTTTTGGGGATTTGATTCATGAGATTACTGGAGACGCGATCAAACAGGAGATTCCAGGTGTCAAAGAAGTGCATGCGGTCGATGCGGCAGGGGTCCATCCATTGCTATTTGCAATCGGCAGTGAACGTTACACGCCGTATCAGGCGGTGAAGCAGCCGACAGAGTTGCTCACGATTGCCAACCGTATTTTGGGTACGGGTCAGCTCAGTCTGGCAAAGTACCTCTTCATTACCGCAGAAGATCAGCAACCTTTGGACACCCATAAGGAAGTTGAATTCCTGACCTATATCTTGGAGAGGATGGATATGCAGAGGGATATTCATTTCCATACCCATACAACCATTGATACACTCGATTATTCGGGTACAGGACTGAACAGCGGCAGCAAGGTCGTTTTTGCAGCGTATGGCGACAAGATTCGGGATCTGTGCACGGAAGTGCCAGAGTCTTTGAAAAACATTCGTGGTTATGAGAATCCACAGCTCATCATGCCGGGTATCGTTTCGATCCAGACATCGGCCTTCACGAGTTATGCGGATACAGCACAGGAGATGCAAGCATTCACGTCTCTACTGAAAGAACAGGGAGGTCTGGACTCGTGTCCGATGATCATTCTATGTGACGACAGTTCGTTCCTGAGTGCTAACCTCAGCAACTTCTTATGGGCCACCTTTACTCGCAGCAACCCTTCACATGACATGTACGGGGTTAATAGCGGATATGACCACAAGCATTGGGGCTGTGATCAGGTGATTATTGATGCACGTACCAAACCTCACCAGGCACCGCCGCTGATTCCCGATGCATCGGTGGAGAAAAGCATTGAACGTTTATTTGTTAAAGGGGCAAGTCTGGGTTCGATCAAAATCTAA
- a CDS encoding ATP-binding cassette domain-containing protein, with product MKILEVKNVKKSYTLYGKERVPVLHGLNLSFETGEFVSILGESGCGKSTLMNIIGGMDSDYEGDVVVRGKNLSAMTEKEMDDYRKNNIGFVFQNFNLIPHLSVLENVTIAMQMTDTNEKDRNQRAVDILTEVGLKDHLNKRPNQLSGGQKQRVSIARALSNNPDIILADEPTGALDRENGDQILALLDSIAKKGMLVIAVTHSQKVADSGTRIVKVEEGRISDDIYLKDPSTAVYESGQDSSRSLSLLASFKMALKNMKLNGKRNVLVALGGSIGILSVLLMLSLGNGITTYMNDEINSSMDPLLVDITKPSEEAKDMQGPEALMAPGEPFTEADVETIRNFPNVDHVETITTITGKSTMVNEKQSVGLTQLTTLTDAFDPALMTTGVLPVENQMLLPLDTAKQLSGNDQAETMIGKSVFLYINEMDSNNKPVTLEKEVTISGIYEAADPRSPMQQSPGYISSETLEQMYTDKGITIGPIQVNAYATDMKYVNDINEAAVDAGFAGSQMAKVMENITTYVSMASIVLAGIAGISLIVSGIMILVVLYISVVERTKEIGILRAIGARKKDIKRIFFSESALLGVFSGIIAVVFAVIISYVLNILLDNAFGAKLINLSGYYILFGIVVSTGISIVAGLMPSSKAAKLDPMESLRYE from the coding sequence TACTCCACGGTTTGAATCTGAGTTTTGAGACGGGAGAGTTTGTCTCCATCCTCGGCGAATCTGGCTGTGGTAAGTCGACACTGATGAATATCATTGGTGGTATGGACTCCGACTATGAAGGGGATGTCGTTGTTCGTGGCAAGAACTTAAGTGCCATGACAGAGAAGGAAATGGATGATTATCGGAAGAATAATATCGGTTTTGTCTTTCAAAATTTCAATCTGATCCCGCATCTGTCTGTCCTCGAAAATGTGACGATTGCGATGCAAATGACGGATACCAATGAGAAGGATCGCAACCAACGTGCTGTTGATATTTTGACAGAGGTCGGACTGAAGGATCATCTGAACAAACGTCCCAACCAGTTATCTGGCGGTCAGAAGCAACGGGTTTCCATCGCACGGGCGTTATCCAACAATCCTGATATTATTCTTGCAGATGAACCGACGGGTGCTCTGGATAGGGAAAACGGAGATCAAATCCTCGCTTTGCTCGACAGTATAGCCAAAAAGGGAATGCTGGTGATTGCCGTAACTCACTCGCAGAAAGTCGCTGACTCCGGTACACGTATTGTGAAGGTTGAAGAGGGGCGCATTAGTGACGATATTTACCTGAAAGATCCTTCTACGGCTGTTTACGAGAGTGGTCAGGATTCTTCCCGGAGCCTGAGCTTGCTTGCTTCATTCAAGATGGCACTTAAAAATATGAAACTCAACGGCAAGCGTAATGTACTGGTAGCATTGGGTGGATCTATAGGCATATTAAGTGTACTCCTGATGCTCTCCTTGGGGAATGGTATAACGACGTATATGAATGACGAAATCAATTCGAGTATGGACCCTTTGCTCGTGGATATAACAAAGCCGAGTGAAGAAGCCAAGGACATGCAAGGTCCCGAGGCCTTGATGGCACCAGGTGAACCGTTCACCGAAGCTGATGTTGAGACGATTCGCAATTTTCCTAATGTGGATCATGTAGAGACAATCACAACTATTACAGGCAAATCGACTATGGTGAATGAAAAACAAAGTGTAGGACTCACACAGTTAACAACGTTAACGGATGCTTTTGATCCAGCATTGATGACAACTGGTGTTCTGCCGGTAGAAAATCAGATGCTGTTACCTCTCGATACAGCGAAACAATTAAGCGGAAATGATCAAGCTGAAACCATGATCGGCAAGTCCGTGTTTTTATATATCAATGAGATGGATAGTAATAATAAACCAGTAACTTTGGAGAAAGAAGTAACGATCTCAGGGATATACGAAGCGGCAGATCCACGATCTCCAATGCAACAATCGCCGGGATACATTTCATCAGAAACGCTGGAGCAAATGTATACAGACAAAGGAATAACAATCGGGCCAATTCAGGTTAACGCCTATGCAACCGATATGAAATATGTAAATGATATCAATGAAGCTGCTGTGGATGCTGGCTTCGCAGGCTCCCAGATGGCCAAAGTTATGGAGAATATCACGACATATGTAAGTATGGCTTCTATTGTACTCGCGGGTATTGCAGGCATTTCGTTGATCGTATCTGGTATTATGATATTGGTTGTACTCTATATTAGTGTCGTGGAACGGACAAAAGAGATCGGCATTCTTCGGGCCATTGGAGCAAGAAAGAAAGATATCAAGCGAATATTCTTCTCCGAATCTGCCTTATTAGGCGTATTTAGTGGTATTATTGCGGTGGTCTTTGCAGTGATCATTAGTTATGTATTAAATATTCTCCTGGACAATGCGTTTGGAGCAAAACTCATTAATCTCTCGGGATATTATATCTTGTTTGGTATCGTGGTAAGTACAGGAATTAGTATCGTGGCCGGTTTGATGCCATCATCAAAAGCGGCGAAGCTGGACCCGATGGAATCCTTACGATACGAATAA
- a CDS encoding sensor histidine kinase: MFRKSLRLRIVATFIGIVLVSLILSFMINNGSQEKTPNRFMVTFAEDLTTLINLIDDPEKVKSSLEIFARYGLNITPVNEQSEVLSSLPEDKVHSLFETGATDAIFLSSKDEIATIGVPGTNEGIGTFLIQSDFSSLFHTLRNTLLTSLLTVLVIGSLLILFMSGYIVKPIKRLTVAAKEMSSGDLSVRLKHNNQDEFGELMESFNHMASELQKIDSVRDDFVSNVSHEMQSPLTSIRGFTRALQDGVIPLEEQKEHLDIIYEETLRLSRLSDNLLRLASLDSEHHPVHFTTFQLDEQLRRAILLAEPQWAQKDIQIELDLLPCEITVDKDLFDQVWQNLINNAIKYTGPKGTIHVEIETSSSFVKVLIRDSGQGIPEEALPYIFDRFYMVDKARSSSLRGNGLGLSIVIKILKLHQCTIDVESEMGKGTQFIVTIPRSTITP; encoded by the coding sequence ATGTTTAGGAAAAGCCTGCGACTTCGCATCGTAGCTACGTTTATCGGGATTGTTCTGGTGAGTTTAATTCTCTCCTTTATGATAAATAACGGGTCCCAGGAAAAGACACCAAATCGTTTTATGGTTACCTTTGCTGAAGATCTCACTACACTGATTAACCTGATAGATGATCCGGAAAAAGTGAAATCAAGCTTGGAGATTTTTGCTCGCTACGGCTTAAATATCACTCCCGTGAATGAACAAAGTGAAGTGTTATCTTCCTTACCAGAGGACAAAGTTCATTCGTTATTTGAAACGGGTGCAACGGATGCCATTTTTTTGTCAAGTAAAGATGAAATCGCGACCATAGGTGTTCCTGGAACAAACGAGGGGATTGGCACATTTCTGATTCAAAGCGATTTCTCCTCTCTTTTTCATACATTGCGAAACACGCTCTTAACCTCACTGTTAACGGTTCTGGTGATTGGCAGCTTATTAATCCTGTTCATGTCCGGTTACATTGTGAAACCGATTAAGAGATTAACGGTTGCAGCGAAAGAGATGTCGTCAGGTGACCTGTCGGTCCGCTTAAAACATAATAATCAGGATGAGTTTGGCGAACTGATGGAGAGCTTTAATCATATGGCTAGTGAGTTGCAGAAAATCGATTCGGTTCGTGATGACTTTGTCAGCAACGTCTCTCATGAAATGCAGTCTCCGCTCACTTCAATCAGGGGATTTACCAGAGCACTACAAGATGGTGTTATTCCATTAGAAGAGCAGAAAGAGCATTTGGATATTATCTATGAGGAAACGCTGCGCTTATCGAGGCTCAGTGATAATCTGCTTCGGCTAGCCTCGCTGGATTCAGAGCATCATCCGGTTCATTTCACCACGTTCCAGTTGGATGAACAATTAAGAAGGGCGATCTTACTGGCGGAGCCGCAGTGGGCGCAGAAGGATATACAGATCGAACTGGACTTGTTGCCCTGTGAGATCACAGTGGACAAAGATTTGTTTGATCAGGTCTGGCAGAATTTAATAAACAATGCGATCAAATACACCGGTCCTAAGGGTACCATTCATGTCGAAATTGAGACGTCATCTTCATTTGTGAAGGTATTGATTAGAGATTCTGGACAAGGAATACCTGAGGAAGCACTCCCGTATATTTTTGATCGATTCTACATGGTGGATAAAGCTCGGAGCAGCTCGCTTCGAGGCAATGGATTAGGGTTGTCCATTGTGATTAAAATATTGAAATTGCATCAATGTACAATTGATGTGGAGAGCGAAATGGGTAAAGGCACACAGTTTATTGTCACGATCCCCAGATCGACCATTACACCTTAA
- a CDS encoding TetR/AcrR family transcriptional regulator → MVRQREFDTDKALDAAMHTFWDKGFEAASLNDLTTAMGIQRPSLYAAFGDKKELFETALRRYTTQHAAQVRARLQQGSSVREAFRGLFEHIGAEGSVTEPSHGCFCINTMVELAPHDPKFAVLTREHQMYLGVLFKETIERGQQSGELSTDMNASAVAQSLVVSMIGLTVLMKSGPDRLFVEQSIQVTLSLLQ, encoded by the coding sequence ATGGTTAGACAACGGGAATTTGATACGGATAAAGCACTCGATGCAGCGATGCATACGTTTTGGGACAAAGGGTTCGAAGCGGCATCTTTAAATGACTTGACGACCGCAATGGGCATACAACGTCCCAGTCTGTACGCGGCTTTTGGCGATAAAAAGGAATTATTTGAAACAGCACTTCGCAGGTATACCACTCAGCATGCGGCCCAAGTCAGAGCCAGACTTCAACAGGGCTCCTCCGTGCGGGAAGCCTTTCGTGGATTGTTTGAACATATTGGAGCAGAGGGGAGTGTGACCGAGCCTAGTCACGGCTGTTTTTGCATTAATACGATGGTTGAGCTGGCTCCACATGATCCCAAATTCGCTGTCCTTACACGGGAGCATCAGATGTACCTGGGTGTTCTTTTCAAAGAAACGATAGAACGAGGGCAACAGAGCGGGGAGTTGTCTACTGACATGAACGCGAGTGCGGTCGCACAGTCTCTGGTTGTATCCATGATTGGACTGACCGTACTGATGAAATCAGGACCGGACCGCTTGTTTGTAGAGCAGAGCATCCAGGTTACATTGTCTTTGCTGCAGTAA
- a CDS encoding MFS transporter: MQTSSPDAQLSNKDRPAMSRLVALLFAVCSGLAVANIYYAQPLLDSIAQEFSLSPSSIGIVITVTQICYALGLFLLVPLGDLLNRRKLIIIQMLLSVLALVLVGTAQSSSLLFTGMAVVGLLAVITQTLVAFAAHLAAPSERGRIVGQVTSGIVIGILLARTVAGTLNDWFGWRSVYLFSASLTLLGIVALYLVLPKQQSPQVKQSYFQLLGSVLQLYRELRVLRVRGVLAMLIFTAFSILWTSMVLPLSSPPLSLSHKVIGAFGLAGAAGALAAARAGKLADRGLGQKTTGVALVILLLSWLPIGYVHHSLWFLILGVILLDLAVQAVHVTNQSLIYEVHPEAQSRLTAAYMIFYSIGSATGSIVSTQVYAWAGWTAVCWLGAGVSAAALLFWMIDHHMHRNLDR, from the coding sequence ATGCAAACTTCTTCTCCAGATGCACAATTATCCAATAAGGATCGTCCTGCCATGTCACGGTTAGTTGCTCTTCTTTTTGCCGTGTGCAGCGGACTTGCGGTCGCCAATATCTATTATGCTCAGCCTTTGCTGGACTCCATCGCTCAAGAATTCAGCCTCTCTCCATCATCCATAGGGATTGTCATCACAGTGACTCAAATATGTTATGCCTTGGGGCTGTTCCTTCTTGTTCCGCTTGGTGACCTCTTAAATCGCCGCAAGTTGATCATCATTCAAATGCTCTTATCCGTGCTTGCACTGGTTCTCGTAGGAACCGCACAATCCAGCTCACTTTTATTCACGGGCATGGCTGTCGTAGGTCTACTCGCGGTCATTACGCAAACGCTCGTTGCCTTTGCTGCACACTTGGCAGCCCCGTCCGAACGTGGTCGCATTGTCGGGCAGGTAACCAGCGGAATCGTCATTGGCATTTTACTTGCACGAACGGTTGCAGGTACGCTGAACGATTGGTTCGGGTGGAGATCGGTATATCTCTTCTCTGCCAGCCTTACATTACTCGGAATTGTCGCCTTATATCTTGTTCTCCCAAAGCAGCAGTCCCCGCAAGTAAAACAAAGCTACTTCCAATTACTCGGTTCCGTCTTGCAACTGTACCGTGAGTTGCGTGTGTTACGAGTACGAGGTGTGCTGGCCATGCTGATTTTTACAGCCTTCAGCATCTTATGGACTTCTATGGTACTGCCACTAAGTAGCCCTCCACTGTCCCTGTCTCATAAAGTCATAGGTGCATTCGGTCTCGCAGGAGCGGCGGGAGCATTAGCTGCTGCCCGGGCAGGTAAACTTGCCGACCGGGGCCTTGGGCAGAAAACAACCGGTGTCGCCCTTGTCATTCTGCTCTTGTCCTGGCTACCCATCGGTTATGTCCATCATTCTCTCTGGTTTCTGATCCTGGGTGTTATACTGCTCGATCTCGCCGTGCAGGCCGTACATGTTACCAACCAGAGCCTGATCTACGAAGTTCATCCCGAAGCACAGAGTCGCCTGACGGCAGCTTATATGATCTTTTATTCCATCGGCAGTGCAACCGGCTCCATCGTTTCTACCCAAGTGTATGCATGGGCTGGCTGGACAGCAGTTTGCTGGTTAGGCGCGGGTGTTAGTGCAGCCGCACTTCTGTTCTGGATGATCGATCATCATATGCATCGGAATCTCGATCGTTGA
- a CDS encoding HD-GYP domain-containing protein, with protein MRIHIMNLQDGDRLTADTFSDAGLHVLGKGTVIKGEDITLLMQHRVDYVDIESREEEITEAEFFAAAAKHASGITTKEEPPEEELKSQFIQTVHNYQNAFLEALTVGKFNATMVDDALQPMVEGLDEQKDVVHLLMMLERDDVNNYTHSIQVGLLSFYLANWLGYSQKESYQISRGGYLHDIGKCKVSHRIRNKTEPLTADEQLEMQRHTIYGHEIIKNSMTDEATALVALQHHEREDGSGYPMQLEKSEIHPYTQIVSVADIYIGMRSGNHGGSNPNLINNLRDIYGMGFGKLNEKPVQALMQHLLPNFIGKQVLLSNGEKGVIVMNNTSDIFKPLIKVESEEYRDLSKERTLAIDELLI; from the coding sequence TTGAGAATCCATATTATGAACCTGCAAGACGGAGACCGTCTAACTGCGGATACATTCAGCGATGCAGGATTACACGTTCTCGGGAAGGGAACTGTGATCAAAGGTGAGGATATCACCTTGCTTATGCAGCACCGTGTAGATTATGTAGATATTGAATCACGCGAAGAGGAAATCACTGAAGCAGAATTTTTTGCAGCAGCCGCAAAGCATGCTTCGGGGATAACTACGAAGGAAGAACCGCCTGAAGAAGAGCTGAAGTCCCAATTTATTCAGACTGTACATAATTATCAAAATGCTTTTCTCGAAGCTCTGACTGTTGGCAAGTTCAACGCCACCATGGTGGATGATGCACTGCAACCGATGGTTGAGGGGCTGGATGAGCAGAAAGATGTCGTTCATCTCCTGATGATGCTGGAGCGGGATGACGTCAATAACTATACACATTCAATCCAGGTAGGATTGTTGTCCTTCTACCTTGCGAATTGGCTTGGATATTCTCAGAAGGAGAGTTATCAGATTAGTCGCGGTGGTTATCTGCATGACATTGGAAAGTGCAAAGTATCCCACCGGATTCGGAACAAAACAGAACCGTTGACAGCGGACGAGCAGCTTGAAATGCAGCGTCACACCATATATGGTCATGAAATCATCAAAAATTCGATGACGGATGAAGCGACAGCACTGGTTGCTCTGCAGCATCATGAGCGGGAAGATGGGTCTGGTTATCCGATGCAGCTTGAGAAAAGTGAAATTCATCCCTATACCCAGATTGTATCTGTAGCGGATATCTATATAGGTATGAGATCGGGGAATCACGGAGGCAGCAATCCGAACCTGATCAACAACCTTAGAGATATCTATGGTATGGGATTTGGTAAACTGAATGAAAAACCGGTTCAGGCATTGATGCAACATTTGCTTCCTAATTTCATCGGGAAACAGGTACTGCTCAGCAATGGAGAAAAAGGTGTTATTGTCATGAACAATACGTCTGATATTTTCAAACCACTCATCAAAGTGGAGTCTGAAGAATATCGCGATCTCTCCAAAGAGCGTACGCTTGCCATTGATGAATTGCTTATTTAA
- a CDS encoding response regulator transcription factor has protein sequence MNTILVVDDDSHIRKLIRIYLEKNQFSVLEAPDGQEALDILSHTKVDLAIVDVMMPRIDGIELTEDIRSYLDIPILMVTAKGESKDKVRGFNAGSDDYLVKPFDPVELILRVKSLLKRYNKSSSNMIQISGVTIDLGNLLVIADGQTIELKKKECELLFSLASSPGKIFTRTQLIDDLWGIDYEGDERTVDVHIKRLRERLEHVPELVISTIRGLGYRLERA, from the coding sequence ATGAACACAATTCTGGTGGTGGACGATGATTCCCATATCCGCAAATTAATCCGAATCTATCTTGAAAAAAATCAATTCTCCGTGCTGGAAGCACCAGACGGTCAAGAGGCGTTAGATATCCTCTCGCATACGAAAGTTGATCTGGCGATTGTGGATGTGATGATGCCGCGAATAGACGGCATTGAACTGACGGAAGATATTCGGTCTTATCTGGATATTCCCATCCTGATGGTGACTGCCAAGGGAGAATCCAAGGACAAAGTCAGAGGATTTAATGCCGGATCAGACGATTATCTGGTTAAACCTTTTGATCCGGTAGAGTTAATCCTGCGTGTAAAATCGTTACTGAAACGATATAACAAAAGTTCATCAAACATGATTCAGATCAGCGGTGTAACGATTGATTTGGGCAATCTGCTGGTCATTGCGGATGGTCAAACCATTGAATTGAAAAAGAAGGAATGTGAATTGTTATTTTCTCTGGCGAGTTCGCCAGGGAAAATATTCACACGTACACAGCTTATAGATGATCTATGGGGTATCGATTACGAAGGAGATGAGCGTACAGTTGATGTACATATCAAACGGTTAAGGGAACGTCTTGAACATGTTCCTGAGTTAGTGATCTCAACGATAAGAGGACTCGGTTATCGCCTGGAGCGGGCATGA